One Caldanaerobius fijiensis DSM 17918 DNA window includes the following coding sequences:
- a CDS encoding phosphatase: MKFVLDTHSHTIAGGHAYSTVMEIAKMASDKGLELICITEHGPAMPGGPHEYYFGNLRVIPDIIYGVRILKGIEANILGYDGKLDISERYLEKMDVVIASLHEVCYPGGGVEENTEALINALQNPYVDIIAHPGNPRYPIDQEEVVKAAKKYGKMLEINNGTFMGSRKGSYENCLNIARLAKKYGVMLSIGSDAHIAFDIGRFDKAYEIIKEAEVPEDLIVNTSVEKFKGCLRKFKNEIE; this comes from the coding sequence TTGAAATTTGTACTGGATACTCACAGCCATACTATTGCAGGAGGTCATGCCTACAGCACCGTTATGGAAATAGCCAAAATGGCATCAGATAAAGGACTTGAGCTCATATGTATAACAGAACACGGTCCGGCTATGCCAGGTGGACCCCATGAGTACTACTTTGGCAACTTAAGAGTGATCCCTGATATCATTTACGGTGTACGGATTTTAAAAGGCATTGAAGCCAATATCCTGGGATATGATGGGAAACTGGACATTTCAGAGAGGTATCTGGAAAAGATGGATGTGGTTATTGCCAGCTTGCATGAGGTCTGCTATCCTGGTGGGGGTGTAGAGGAAAATACTGAAGCGTTGATAAATGCTTTGCAAAACCCCTATGTGGATATAATAGCCCATCCGGGTAATCCCAGGTATCCTATCGATCAGGAAGAAGTGGTGAAAGCAGCTAAAAAATACGGAAAGATGTTGGAGATCAATAACGGTACTTTTATGGGCAGCCGGAAAGGCAGCTATGAAAATTGTTTAAATATTGCAAGGCTGGCTAAAAAGTACGGGGTTATGCTATCTATTGGCAGTGACGCCCATATCGCCTTTGACATAGGTAGATTTGATAAAGCTTATGAGATCATAAAGGAAGCAGAGGTACCGGAGGATTTAATAGTCAATACCTCTGTAGAAAAATTTAAGGGCTGTTTGAGAAAGTTTAAAAACGAGATTGAGTGA
- the hprK gene encoding HPr(Ser) kinase/phosphatase — translation MSITVEKMIKDLGLEVVVEAKEKIPITTIDINRPGLQLDGYYKHFAYERVQVMGMVETSFFNSLSDELKYERADRLLSYAIPCLIVTRGLDIRPEIINAAQKYGRYLLRTTEESTKFINRLINYLNEELAPRITLHGVLVDVYGLGILILGESGIGKSETALELVKRGHRLVADDAVEIRKVGENTLVGSAPELIRHFIEIRGIGILDVKNLYGVGAIRNSKEIDMIVQLEEWQEGKYYDRLGLEDEYMEIMGINRPKLTIPVRPGRNLAIIMEVAAMNHRQKTMGYNAAQELNRRLLQQIDSGEEG, via the coding sequence ATCAGTATAACAGTGGAAAAAATGATAAAAGACCTGGGACTGGAGGTCGTGGTAGAGGCTAAAGAAAAAATACCTATAACAACCATAGATATAAATAGGCCAGGCTTGCAGCTTGACGGATATTACAAGCATTTTGCCTACGAGCGAGTGCAGGTCATGGGTATGGTCGAGACATCATTTTTTAACTCGTTGAGCGATGAGCTAAAATACGAGAGAGCAGATAGGCTTTTAAGTTATGCTATACCTTGCCTTATAGTGACAAGGGGATTGGACATAAGGCCCGAGATAATAAACGCTGCTCAAAAATACGGTAGGTATCTTCTGAGAACCACAGAAGAATCCACCAAGTTTATAAACAGGCTGATCAATTATTTGAATGAGGAACTGGCGCCCAGGATTACTCTCCATGGGGTTTTGGTAGATGTGTATGGACTGGGCATACTGATTTTGGGCGAAAGCGGCATAGGTAAAAGTGAGACTGCTCTAGAATTGGTGAAGAGGGGTCATAGATTGGTAGCCGACGATGCCGTAGAGATAAGAAAGGTTGGAGAAAATACTTTGGTAGGGTCTGCCCCTGAGCTGATAAGGCATTTTATTGAAATTCGCGGTATTGGTATACTTGATGTCAAAAACCTCTATGGCGTTGGCGCCATAAGAAATAGCAAAGAAATAGATATGATTGTACAGCTGGAGGAATGGCAGGAGGGGAAATATTACGATAGATTGGGGCTTGAAGACGAGTACATGGAGATAATGGGTATAAACCGCCCCAAGCTGACTATACCGGTTAGGCCAGGGCGAAACCTGGCTATCATAATGGAGGTAGCTGCCATGAATCACAGACAAAAAACCATGGGTTATAATGCAGCCCAGGAATTGAACAGGCGGCTTTTGCAACAAATTGATAGCGGAGAGGAAGGGTGA